The stretch of DNA aaagaagacacgttatgaagcctatggagctcgaagacttagatctttcgtagttctttttcttttgtgttgagtcataggaaccaccgtacggttaagtggggtccaggagaaccagtcagaatgactgaagtgatgcctaaaccaaaaacctatgtcttcgagtgaagacaatgagagcgaatcttgtccagagccggacaagtcagctttgcttgtagcccaagtaaagttgccatgagagtttgaaatctgactgttgagacacgtgtcagttccttaatgacccaggatcatttcggacaaatcaggtcgggttgccaagtggctataaatagcccaccccctacaaccataaatggttggttgctcagatttcagtggacggcttttgtcgtttgagagcaacccacctcgaagcctttgagagaaaattcctagcaaggagaaaagccctaaccacccagagccagagaacattgggcatcacttaagtcttcttgtctgtgtgatctgaagacttattacacttgaggactgtgaatcctccagacggttaggcgtcgcgttcagagcatccaagagacattgtggattgccagtgaacaaagtctgtgaaggtttgggagtctaccttgaagacttaccagagtgattgggcgaggactatgtgaccttagctcaaggagaatacggtgaggacttggtgtcctgagctgcgtgtttaggactgggtgtccgggactgtgtgccctaagatttaaatacctagccgctccaaccagacatacagttgtcacaacaactggaactggtccaacacatcattgtcttcaacgagtcaccggtttcatcttcacttcctttttcttactgttactcattgtgaagccattgcatgcttgatctatcttttgtcttcacaacgtgaatgtatgatctgtttggcttcataacttcttcctacctgatccttattacactgcagctatttgtctttgtgctttcactctattgaatacttgaccatggcttgcctagtgtaatctaacttccgctgcatagtaataggcaaaatcttcgctgtttgtcttcataactcccacgttttgaagactttcataaaaatcgcctattcacccccctctagtcgatataacgcactttcagaaatgaccctgggtcactaaggaactgacacgtgttccaacggtcagatttcaaactcacacggcaactttacttgggcttcaagcaaagctgacttgcccgactctggacaagattcgctctcaaagtcttcactcgaagacataggttttgtttaagcatcacttcagtcattctgactggttctcctggaccccacttaacagtacggtagttcctatgactcaacacagaagaaagagaactacgaaagatctaagtcttcgagctccataggcttcatgtggtgtcttatcttgtcatagtcttcaatgtgaatatcttcatataccacctttgacttcaatgtcttcatacatttttaggggtcatctctggtaggaaaactgaatcaatgagggacttctacctgtgttatcctgcaattctcacaaacacattagtccctcaactaggtttgtcgtcaatactccaaaaccaactaggggtggcactagatgcacttacagttggtcaggcaaactcgatgggaccgaatcactcatttcggtgagaccgaaacgttatgaaagggaaacagagagtttgcattgcgaactcgatgggaccgatcgctcatctcggttggaccgaaacgttacgaagggaaacatagagtttgcaatcccatcttggtgagactgagATCTCTATCGGcgagaccgaaatgactagggtttttggcagtggctatgtcaagtgaactcggtggcaccgaatagaacatttcggtggggccgagtttgacttttggtttaggacatatgtggatatgagaaagtggttaagggtttttggagcatatcactaagcattttgagcaagtaagtcattaagcaacaccgcatccccttttaatagtattgccttttcctatggactcaatgtgatcttggataactaaaatgaaaatgtagagtcttgagcttgagccaatgtgtgtccttagcattttgaggggcccACATTCCTAATCTATGCCATGCAAATCATTAAACTTTTTGAAATGGTTATCTTGAAatggtattagttcaatgagctatatgttgttagtaattaccaaaaccacccagggatagttgcactttcacatagaAAACTGAATCTGCCATGGCAAAAACACTAAGTATCAATGATTCAAATTGCTAGGTACATAGTTATGCTCTTGTGGACCGCAGCATGCCCACCTCCCATTATCACAACACGAGCCGAGGGAACAGGGACTCACCCGCGGGACTGGCATCGGTGGTCGAAGGCGGGGGAATGGACGAAGCAACACCAGCAGCTCCTCCACGGGGTGGCCGGACGAGACTCCGGCACAATCCGATGGTAGCGTGGTCGCGTCGTACACCACCTCTCCATGACGATGTCCGTCGCGACAGCGCGACCCCCTCCCCTTCGCGACCCACCTCTTGAAAGCACCTTGCCGACGCCCTCGGGAAGAAATGCAACAGAGAAGGGGCATATGGGACGCCCATCAACGGGAACCACGACGGGGACAAAAAATCGGCGGAGAAATCAACGGGCTTAAGCTGTCGACGTGCCTGCGCTCGAGGGCACCGCCATGACCCGCGCTCAAGGCTCGCCATGTCCCGCGCTCGAGGCCGCCACCGTGTCCCGCGCTTCTCCCCGCGTTCGAGGCCACCGCCGTGACCCATGCTCGAGGCCGCTGCCGTGTCCGGTGCTTCTCCCCTCGCTCGAGGCTACCACCGTGTCCCGTGCTCAAGGCCACTGGAGGTCGTCAGGCGGGCATTCCTGCTTGGTGGTGCGAGTCATCCCGTCGCTGATTTGGACGCTGACGGAGAAGAGAACCTAGCGCCTCCACGCCCGAGCTTCCTGGCTGCATCAAGCCTCTCCCGCCCGCTTTTCGCTCACCGCCTCCGCACGTCCCCATCCCGGCCGCCGTCGGCAAGCCATcgcgccggccgcacctcctctgtTTTTTTTCCCTCCATCTGTGTGTTGAGAAGAGAGTGGAGACAAAGTGGGGATGGGGTTCGGGTTATCCCGAACGGCGGCAGCTGACCTACATGGCACCTGTGTACGCTAAGATTCACTCCATGAAGGTCGATGCGTAGACGGCGTTCAGCTTGAGAAGAGAAAATATGGCACGTTCGGGAGTTATCGATACCGTTAAAAAATATCATCATAACATCGGAAGAACTAGAGAAAAAACTGAGCAGACAGAGAACTAGTAAAATCCTCGAGGTAGCCTATAAATACGCATCCCCGCTGCGCTCTAGGGTTCTCCGTTTTGCGCCGTCTTATCCCTCCGCTCCTCACAAAAACGTGCTTCTCGCCGCCACCACCCTAACCCTAGTTCCCCCGCCGCCATGGCCGACGACCACTACTCCTCCAAGCGCAAGTACGACGActccccgccgccgcgccggacgGGATTCTCCTCCggcccgccgcccgcctcgccgccggtTGCCGGTGCCCCGGTGCCATCTTCGTACAACACTGTGCCGCCGCCTCCCGACGAGATCCAGCTCGCGAAGCAGCGCGCGCAGGAGATCGCAGCTCGGCTCTTCAGCGCCGCTGAGGCGAAGCGTCCCCGCGTCGACAATGGCGATGACGACGTGGGCACCGGTGGGGGAGGAGGGGGTTCCCTGGGGAGCGGTGGCCGTATCGGCGGTGGCGGCCTCGGATTCTCGTCCTCAGCCGGTGGTGGTGAGTATATTGGCTATATCTAGTGAAACACTTATTGGATCGGGAGATCTGTTTTTTGTGTGCTTGTGGTCGCGGCTGCTGTTATGCTGTTTATTTAGTTTGTTCCTTAGCTGCTGAGTACAGCTATGCGGTCCGTTCGATTTAGCGACATGTTCAGGAAGCAGTTGAAGTAAATAGCCCGCCTAGGCTAAAGCTTAGCCGTGCTACGATCTAGGCAACAACAGAACTCGTAGCGATTTCGTTATCCTCATGAGGAAGTTTAGATCTCCAAATTGTGTGTCTCTAGGGCATATCTAAGTAACTTAATCaagcataaaaagaaaaagaaaaagaggaaaGAAAATACCCACACGAATCTTTGTGTAAGATCAATGAtacaggacttagatgtgcaatacttatggcacatctagatgtgctttagcaaaactgatatTTATTATGGGTTTATAAGGATAGCTAGTAGTGTTTGTTAATAATTCTAACAAATATATCTTGTGTAGATCAGTAGTTTCCATTGCTTGATTCTGCTATATCATGTAATATTTTAATCAAGGTCTTGTGGAACTAGCACCTGTCTGCTAGATGCAACAAATGATATTATGTTCGTAAGAGTCATGGCCGCTAAATGACAATAGTTTCTGTGgttcattttttctcttttttgcatGTTAAATGCAAAAACATCAATATACTGCTTTCATGATTGTCTATCGGCACAGAGCCAAATATATGATTATCTCATGTGGCACATAGATGATGTGATTTCCTGTAATATTTTCAGGCAGCTCTGAACGTTATTAGTTTGTTACTTATGTACTGACATCTGTTTATTGTCCTGTTTTATGTTGTTCATGTGAAGGTTATTCTTCTCACTTAACAGATCCGCAGCTATCAGTAGTATAATGTGTTGCTCTTTTGTTTCCAGGCCATGCTTCTTCCATCCCATCCTTATCTTCTCAAGGAAACTCACATCAGTATTCTTCATATGGTGGTGGACACCAGAGTGGCAGTACAACAAAAAAGATTGATATCCCAAATGGAAGGGTATGCTACTTGGTAGTTTACTCTTTTGGTTTTTGGATTCATGAAGTTGATAGAAGGTTGCATGATGTGCAGTTCTTTTGCTtatgttctttgacttttaggtTGGTGTTATCATTGGAAAAGCTGGAGAAACTATAAAGCATCTCCAAGCTCAGTCAGGGGCAAAGATCCAAGTAACAAGGGACATGGATGTTCAACCCGGCTCACAGACAAGATCGGTCGATCTTTCGGGCACTCCTGACCAGATAAACAGAGCTGAGCAGTTGATAATTGATGTTCTTGCAGAGGTACCGTGCTACCTTTTTTTATGGTCAGGACTTCACATTTAGTTGGGCATTCATTTATTCAACCATACGTGTCATGTGACCTTCTGCAGGCTGATGCTGGATCATCTGGCACTATCTCTAATCGGAAGTACAACGCACCTCAACCTGGTGCTGAGCAATTCCAAATGCAAATTGCTAACAATAAGGTAAACTGGCTGCTTTCTAGAACTGGGATTGCTTGTCAGACATTGAAAATCATACCACACCCCAATATAGCAATGAGGGTGCCTTGTAAGCTTCACAGTTTCACGAACCAGTTTCTTTGGTGGTAAAAGACCTTGCCTATTCCTTTCCATGTCTTGATGATTTTTTCTTATTTCAGGTGGGTCTGGTTATTGGTAAGGGTGGTGAGACTATAAAATCCATGCAGGCCAAATCTCAAGCTCGTATACAGGTTTGTGAAAATTCTTATTGCGAAGTCTGAACATAAATTTGCTAGCTGAAAGTTACTTAGCACTGCATGATGTGTTCTGTTGTTGCCCTTTTTTTTCCAGTTTTCTTATGATTTAGCAAGTAAATTAGAATCCAAGTTCTGAGTTTGCTCAATTATAAGTAGAACTCATGCTCCTTTTGTCTTAGTAACTTTCTGTTCTATTATTCTCCTTTCACACCTGCATCTCCTTGTTAATCAGTATTGTATATTTTGTAATCATTTCCATTagtaataataatagtaatatttCATTTGTCCTCACAAATCCTTTTGCAGGTCATTCCGTTGCATTTGCCTCCTGGTGATACTTCAACTGAAAGAACACTGTATATTGATGGTACTGCAGAGCAAATTGAAATAGCAAAGCAGCTTGTGAGTGAGGTCACTAGTGAGGTCAGCTTTCTTTCTCTTTTCATGCCACTTCCTAATTGGTGCAGCTATTTGTTATTTACCAGTGTTTAAATCATGTGGGTTTGATTACATTTTTTTGTACTTCATACTGTGTTTTTGTCCTGATTTATATTTCCCTACTTGACCTATCTTTTCCATTGTTTGCTTTGAATTCTTCTCTTTAGTTATGATATGCCCTATATTCTTGTCAAATGTACATGTCAAAACTTTTTCTCAATGGGTTGTCTAGTAAAAAAAGATGGTCGTGGAGCAGCAGCAATTTAGCTTTGACACGATTGTAtgctttatactccctctgttccaaagtagatgacccaactttgtactaaagttagtacaaagttgagtcatctattttggaacggagggagtacaattgtgTGCTTGCTTCTGAGATGTTCAGAGACGCACACCGAATCTGAAATTGTATTTGTAATTTGCCCAGTCTCTTTGTTATTAGCTTCTCTGCTCTGTGGAGTCTGCTGAAAATATAAGAAATATTTAAACACTCACAGTTAAATACTGGCAAATCCATACGTCCATTAGGAAGTTGATATCCTATCACAGCATCTTTACTACATATCATACCGGTGCTTGTGGTGCTATCCATATATCCCAGGATATACTGTCTGATCATTAACTGACATAAGGCCAAATTAGTGTTGGTAACTAGTTCTGAGGGCTGCAATCAATCCTGGAGCCAGGTTTGTTACTacctaatgttaatatacttgatgctcatggatgaaagataaaattatgaactactccctctgtttcggTATAAAGGGTTCATGTGTACCATTGGAGTATACCATTAGAATTCAAATACAAATTCAATCGACTTTTTGAACAATAGAATACAGAGATCCAGAAACATGCCTGGTCCCTCTATCAAAATGGAAGTAAATAGTTTATATTCATGTACCTGGTGCTTGTCCTGTCAAAGTTTCATTTGGTATTTCTTTACATCttttggggatagcttgtgcaataCCCTATACAGGTGATCATTGTGCACACTTACATGATGGGCCGTGCACTGTTGTAGCTGTTATTTTGGCTATTGATATTTTTGCTCACTCAGGGTCTAGATATCATTCTTGCATTATTCCCTTAATACTTTTGATGCTTAATGTTTAGTCCTTTTTTCCTGTTGCTAACACCACCATCTGGGAGCAACATGTAACAATTAAGAACCTTACAGTTTATTGACTAGGCAAAAAAGTTCATATGTGTGTGTAGTTTGGAAAGATTATGCAGGATACCTCGCATGAATCTATCGTGTTCTGTTTGCTTGTATATATTTTCTGTGTGTTGACTTTTCAGGTTAACATGACCAAGCTTCCTTAAAAACTTTGCTTGAATCCTTTCTTTGACATTCATTTGTTCACCTATAATATAATTTTTTGTTGGAGGAGACTTGTCAAAAGAACTGCTGCTGTGTATGGTGTGTCATTAAGCAATACAAGTAGATGTTCCACATAATACTGATTTTACAACATCTATAAACTGCAAGGCAATCTTTTATTGCTATTCAATATGTATATATATGTTTGTCTAGCTGCCCAATCTTCATTATCTCCCATAGTTTTGCACATGGGAGACGCTAGATGGGCATCAGCAATGTTGCTTGAGAATCTTGCTCGGTGAGTTGACCCCTCTATTTTTCTTGGTGGTTCTGGAATTTCTGTATATTATGTTGCTTTGTTTTTGGATATGTTTTGTCTGGTTTGCACTCGTTCTGCATGGTACATTGCATGTTTTTGTTCTATACATATACAGATGTGCAAACTATATTTTTGCAGAATCGTGCCAGAAATCCAATGTCAGGTGGCTATTCTCAGCAGGGCTACCGCCCTCCTCGTCCTCAGGCAAACTGGGGTGCGCCTGGTGCACCAACAACACAACAGCCTGGTTATGGTTACATGCAGCCTGGACCTTATCCTGGTGCGCCACCACAGTATGGCCAGCAACCTTATGGCAGCTACCCTCCAGCATCTGGAGGTTATCAGACAGGGTGGGATCAGTCTTCAAACCAGCAATCACAGCAGGCCCCCTCTGCCGCTGGTTATGACTACTATAACCAACAGCAGCAACCCCAACAGCAACAATCTGCCACTGGAACTGCTGCACCTGCTGATGCTAGCAACTACAATTACAGCCAGCCTCCTGCTAGTTATGCTTCACAAGGGTATGGTGATTCTACCTACTCTCAGCAGAGTGGTGGGCAGCAAGCTTATGACTACTCTGGTTACCAGACCCAGGGGCAGCAGCAGTCTTACTCGGAGCAGCCTGGATATGATCAGCAGAGCTATGGATCAGCTGCTAACTCAACTCAGGATGGTACTGCACCTAGCTATGGTGGTCCAGGTGGTGCTGGTCAAGCATCTCCAGGGCAGCAAGCTTCCACTCCATCCTCTGGAGGCCAACCGGGTTATCCTAGCCAACCACCTACTAGTGCTGCTGCATCAAGCTACCCAGTGCAAGGTTCTGCCCCTCCATCTGGATACGTTGCTCCACATACACAGCCTGGTTATGGTACGCAGCCACCACCACAGGGCGCATACGGTCAGGGTGCTTATGGGCAGCCTCCGCAGGCTCAGAAGCCGCCTTCATCTGCTCCTACTTATGGACAGCCACCGCCTGCTCAGGCTGGTTATGGGCAGTATGGATACAGTCAGCAAGGCTATGGTGCACCGCCGCCTTACCCTGGTGCACCCACTGCTAGCcagccaggctatggccagcagcaGTCATACGGTGATCCTTATGCTACTGGTAGCTATGGGCAGCCTACAGCGTATTCTACTGAAGCTACAGCACCTGCTGCTTCCCAGTATCAATCTGCCGCCGCACCTGCCCCTACCACAGCAACTGCCGCTCCTGCCAACAGTGGTGCCCCCCAAACTTCTCCGAGTtgagctgcctgctcctgcctcagcTGCATCTGCAATCTGGTTTCCTTGGCTCTGCTGCTTGAAGTATAATCCTCACTCTATCCATGTTATCTTACTTTTTATTGCTTGCTTGTGAACTTTATAtattgctatattatatcctggttTTGCTGCTTGCGTATGGCATGTACTGCTGTGCTTGTGATCGCTGGTGCATAATGTGACCTATACTTTGGATACTGAAATGCAACTGTTCAGTTTTGCAGCTTAACGTGTTATTATAGTTATGTGGatgaaatatgtatttgacatcaaTTTCTAGCAGGCACTTGAGCCTCATACTTTGTTGTCTTTCATTTGATGTTTTCACATTGTTATGTGGGGATCACTGTTTCATTGGCTCTGCTGCTGTTCTTGCATCCTACtataacatacagatgtatgtagacatgttttagaatGCAGACTCATTCATTTTGCTAaaaagacttatactccctccgtctggaaattctTGTCCCAGAAATGAATAAAAGGGATgtatctttacggagggagtatataggaacggagggagtagtttacaacGCTCCTGAGATGTATTGTCTTTCATTTGATGTTTTCACATTGTTATGTGGGGATCACTGTTTCATTGGCTCTGCTGCTGTTCTTGCATCCTACtataacatacagatgtatgtagacatgttttagaatGCAGACTCATTCATTTTGCTAaaaagacttatactccctccgtctggaaattctTGTCCCAGAAATGAATAAAAGGGATgtatctttacggagggagtatataggaacggagggagtagtttacaacGCTCCTGAGATGTATTCAGGTGGTGCTTAGAGCACTAATCCGTCCAGATCGATCTTGGGTTACGCTTGCTCCCAAATTCCTTCTGTTGATGAGTGAATCGAGCCTTTTTTTGGTGCGGTGATTATAAAACATTCCTTGTACTGACGGGAAATCCTTGTTACCGACATCTATACATTCATAtaatcttttttttgcgaaaatacaTCCATAGATTCTGAGCACCAATGTACAATGTTTCTTTTGGTttctttttttttgagcatcagtacagacacaagcgctcatatacacgcgcatacactcacccctatgaacttacacacgcacaccctacccctatgagcacctccgagagactgagccggcatatcatcttaagaTTTACGAATTCACCGtaagcgcctcgtcgtcgacgggaacgtctcctcccattaaaagcgcatcgccggaaatcctgaaataaatccaagaataatgcgaGTACCAGGATTGGGGATATCACTGTCCACCTAATCAActtaaccacaggttgattcgcgttTCTTCTGGTTTCAATACGCATCATTATGCTGTTTCCTCTTTGTTTTCACTGAGGTTTTGTTTTTTGATTCTTgaattatttgtttttttacttgaGTTAGATGCGATTGTGCTGTTTCCCTTGTGAATGACTCCCATAGAATCTGTTTACTcttctttgtttattttttttgtTCAGAATGTTGGTTTCCATTTTTGAAAGaaaaccaggagtagttaggagcggACATAGAACTATACGGAGATCTTTCAGCTTGAAACCATATGAAAAAAATGAGTTGTGGCACTTGCCAAAAATTACCATAGAACGATACAATCAGCCCCAACTGTTTTGAATCAGAATGATCGAATTCCTTGATCGATGGTTACAAGCCCCCTTTTATATGTCTCGAAGAGACACGAGGATCCCTTGAGGAGGCGTCGGTTCCAGGAGATTGAAGGGAGGCGTCGGTTGCGGGACAAACCGCAACGACGGTTGGGCAAGGGGAGATTTTCCCCCTAATTATAGAATTATTTTTAACATTCCTCCTAATCTACGCTTGACCATGTAGATCATCTTCGCGATTGTCCGGGAAGCTCTATCATCTTAAAAGATTCTCCTTCAAAGGTTCTTCATAAAATCTTTGATGAAATCCTGAAAACATATACTCACAAAGAAAGATAGCATAATGTGATGTCATTAAAATGAGGATATCTCAAGAAGAGACTCCCCCTGGCACCTGCAAGTTCCTAAGTCTTCgcataccaattccatgaacacATTTCTGGAATGTAGAATTTGCTAGAGACTTGGTAAATAAATCAGCAAGGTTGTCGCATGATTTGACTTGCAGAATGCTTATTTCCCCGCTTTTCTGAAGATTATGGGGGAAAAACCATTTAGGAGAAATATGCTTGATGATATTACTCTTGATGTATCCTGTTTGCATCTACGCAACACAGGccgcattatcttcatagataatggtaggTGATTTTATCGAACCCATTCCACATGACTGTTGTATGTGGTTTATCATTCTGCGAAGCCACACACATTCGCACGTTGCTTCAAATAATGAAATTATTTCAGAATGATTGGTAGATGTTGCCATCAGAGTCTGTTTCGGATACTTCCATGATATAACAGTGCCACCATGTAGGAACACGAAGCCGGTCTGAGATCTGGCATTATGGGGATCAGACAAATAGCCGGCATCTGCATATCCAATCACATCAGAGTCCTGATTTTTCTGGAACTGGAAAAATAGGCCAAGAT from Triticum dicoccoides isolate Atlit2015 ecotype Zavitan chromosome 6A, WEW_v2.0, whole genome shotgun sequence encodes:
- the LOC119316741 gene encoding far upstream element-binding protein 2-like, which gives rise to MADDHYSSKRKYDDSPPPRRTGFSSGPPPASPPVAGAPVPSSYNTVPPPPDEIQLAKQRAQEIAARLFSAAEAKRPRVDNGDDDVGTGGGGGGSLGSGGRIGGGGLGFSSSAGGGHASSIPSLSSQGNSHQYSSYGGGHQSGSTTKKIDIPNGRVGVIIGKAGETIKHLQAQSGAKIQVTRDMDVQPGSQTRSVDLSGTPDQINRAEQLIIDVLAEADAGSSGTISNRKYNAPQPGAEQFQMQIANNKVGLVIGKGGETIKSMQAKSQARIQVIPLHLPPGDTSTERTLYIDGTAEQIEIAKQLVSEVTSENRARNPMSGGYSQQGYRPPRPQANWGAPGAPTTQQPGYGYMQPGPYPGAPPQYGQQPYGSYPPASGGYQTGWDQSSNQQSQQAPSAAGYDYYNQQQQPQQQQSATGTAAPADASNYNYSQPPASYASQGYGDSTYSQQSGGQQAYDYSGYQTQGQQQSYSEQPGYDQQSYGSAANSTQDGTAPSYGGPGGAGQASPGQQASTPSSGGQPGYPSQPPTSAAASSYPVQGSAPPSGYVAPHTQPGYGTQPPPQGAYGQGAYGQPPQAQKPPSSAPTYGQPPPAQAGYGQYGYSQQGYGAPPPYPGAPTASQPGYGQQQSYGDPYATGSYGQPTAYSTEATAPAASQYQSAAAPAPTTATAAPANSGAPQTSPS